CGAAGCCAAACCTCCAATCAAAATCGAAGAATAATAATATTAAAAAGCCATATTCTCAAGAAAAATTATTCGAAATATTAAAAGAAGCTCAAAAAGAGCAACTGAACCGACTAACAGCGGAATGGCCTCATATAATAGAAACATTCCATTCAAAATCAGAAAGTGGATTAGCAACTTTGTTGCACAAATCATCACCAGTAGCTGCAAGCCCTACAAAAGTAGTGATAAAGTTTGAGCAAGATATCCATTGTGAGATTGTAAATAAAGATGACCAAAAGAGGAGATTTATCGAACAGCATATCTCTGAAGTACTTGGTCGTGAAGTCGTGATGATTGGTGTTCCCGATTCTGAATGGCTTAACGCAAGACAAAGATATATTGATATTTATATTAAAAATAATAATGATCATTCTACAGATGAAAAAAAAACTGAAAAATCACCCCATGAAGAGATTATTAATATAGTGGGTGAAGACAATGTTAAGTTTGTTGACTAATGACATGCTTTTTAATACATTATAAAGTAGAGAATCATAAAGGAGAGATTTAAATGCGTGGAAATAACAATATGCAACAAATGATGAAGCAAATGCAGAAAATGCAAAAGAAAATGACTGAAGAGCAAGAGAAATTAAAAGAAGAACGTGTAGAAGGAACTGCTGGTGGTGGCATGGTCACTGTAACAGTATCTGGTCATAAAGAAGTGCTTGATGTTGTCGTGAAAGAAGATGTAGTAGACCCAGATGACGTTGATATGCTACAAGATTTAATTGTTGCTGCAACAAATGATGCATTAACAAAAGCAGATGAATTAACATCAGAACGGTTAGGTAAGCATACTAAAGGTATGAATATTCCTGGAATGATGTAATATGCATTACCCCGCATCGATTTCAAAATTGATTGATAGCTTTATGAAATTACCAGGGATAGGACAGAAGACTGCTGCAAGATTAGCTTTTTTCGTTATCGATATGAAAGAAGAAGATGTAATTCAATTTTCTAGAAGTCTAGTAGAAGTAAAAAGAGAACTTACATTTTGCTCATCATGTGGTCATATTACTGATGTCGATCCTTGCTATATATGTGAAGATAAAAATAGAGATCGCTCGACGATTTGTGTAGTTCAAGACGTAAAAGATGTCATTGCTATGGAAAGAATGCAAGAATACAAGGGGTTGTATCATGTTCTACATGGAGCCCTAAGTCCGATGGATGGAATAGGTCCAGAAGAATTAAATGTACAGTCATTGA
Above is a window of Abyssicoccus albus DNA encoding:
- a CDS encoding YbaB/EbfC family nucleoid-associated protein, yielding MRGNNNMQQMMKQMQKMQKKMTEEQEKLKEERVEGTAGGGMVTVTVSGHKEVLDVVVKEDVVDPDDVDMLQDLIVAATNDALTKADELTSERLGKHTKGMNIPGMM
- the recR gene encoding recombination mediator RecR; protein product: MHYPASISKLIDSFMKLPGIGQKTAARLAFFVIDMKEEDVIQFSRSLVEVKRELTFCSSCGHITDVDPCYICEDKNRDRSTICVVQDVKDVIAMERMQEYKGLYHVLHGALSPMDGIGPEELNVQSLIERLRDDEVEEVILATNPNIEGESTAIYISKLIKPIGIKTTRLAHGLPVGGDLEYADEVTLSKAIMGRSEI